In Entelurus aequoreus isolate RoL-2023_Sb linkage group LG13, RoL_Eaeq_v1.1, whole genome shotgun sequence, a genomic segment contains:
- the LOC133663008 gene encoding uncharacterized protein LOC133663008, whose amino-acid sequence MPRAKGHRRALACRTMMAERRSLTPIPVVPEFVARRGTGFRHRVRRWPTSHLTGRQVKFVPPAIDPEKKTVFFIGDSHLRGLVDGDVALPKVPLSFSFLSVPGGGAADLRTEVGRLEFPWTPDVVCVLAPSNDLDRGPSSAAAEFGALLTSVRSRWPKVFVLDFPPRLNKPVGLQDQLRQEHRRVAARMGVPFVAVTDSFLLDRLELWCHDGVHLSDTGGSPILVKLLCDAALTLFPTDPPAPPSPLTDCLDPQTWPRLGDEGEMDCIPASAGFWRKMAERQSRIPMPPVPEFVARGPPILVEPAPSSPRRRSPPAQVTGPDPLPRRRQDPRRWTTVGRERKAGTLPVQQSLPIPSNPVWFSSPMLDAMEEFAPSSDSNCTAVPPPGQASPGRRRRRAVAVRRAGQREFTSDSDCTAVPPPGQASPGRCRRRPVAVRCAERREQVGVNVFPLQFQVPAVRGEPTVIREEPAVQEEAQVPLQVFADKSSLLMKRVPKHRLNPQDGLACWNNRHF is encoded by the exons ATGCCGCGTGCCAAGGGCCACAGGCGGGCACTAGCCTGCAGGACCATGATGGCAGAGCGGCGGTCTTTGACCCCTATCCCTGTTGTCCCAGAGTTCGTCGCTC GGCGCGGCACTGGGTTCCGCCACCGCGTGCGGAGGTGGCCGACTTCGCACCTGACTGGCCGTCAGGTGAAGTTTGTCCCTCCAGCTATCGACCCGGAGAAGAAG ACTGTCTTCTTTATCGGCGACTCCCACCTGAGGGGCCTGGTGGATGGGGATGTCGCCTTACCCAAGGTACCGCTCTCTTTCTCTTTTCTGTCTGTTCCAGGTGGAGGTGCAGCTGACCTGAGGACAGAGGTGGGGCGCCTGGAGTTCCCGTGGACCCCGGATGTCGTCTGCGTGCTGGCCCCGAGCAACGACCTGGACCGTGGGCCCTCCTCCGCTGCGGCGGAGTTCGGCGCCCTCCTGACCAGCGTCCGCAGCCGCTGGCCCAAG GTGTTTGTTCTGGACTTCCCCCCGCGTCTGAACAAACCCGTGGGCCTGCAGGATCAGCTGCGTCAGGAGCACCGCCGCGTCGCAGCACGCATGG GTGTCCCATTCGTGGCTGTGACCGACAGCTTCCTGCTGGATCGGTTGGAGCTGTGGTGTCATGACGGC GTGCACCTCAGCGACACAGGTGGCTCGCCCATCCTGGTGAAGCTGTTGTGCGACGCTGCCCTCACCCTGTTCCCAACTGACCCCCCTGCGCCTCCTTCCCCTCTGACGGATTGCCTGGATCCCCAGACGTGGCCCAGGCTTGGAGACGAGGGAGAG ATGGACTGCATCCCTGCATCTGCTGGGTTTTGGAGGAAGATGGCAGAGCGGCAGTCACGGATCCCCATGCCTCCTGTCCCAGAGTTCGTCGCTC GTGGCCCGCCCATCCTGGTGGAGCCTGCGCCTTCTTCCCCTCGTCGGAGGTCGCCACCGGCCCAGGTGACAGGGCCAGACCCCCTGCCCCGTCGGCGCCAGGATCCCCGGAGGTGGACAACGGTTGGACGGGAGCGAAAG GCTGGAACACTGCCGGTGCAACAGTCCCTTCCCATCCCGTCCAACCCTGTGTGGTTCAGCAGTCCTATGTTGGATGCCATGGAGGAGTTCGCTCCTTCCTCTGACTCCAACTGCACTGCTGTCCCACCACCTGGCCAG GCTTCTCCTGGAAGGCGTCGTCGGAGAGCTGTGGCTGTCAGGCGTGCTGGGCAGAGGGAGTTCACTTCTGACTCTGACTGCACTGCTGTCCCACCACCTGGACAG GCTTCTCCTGGGCGGTGTCGTCGGAGACCTGTGGCCGTCAGGTGCGCCGAGCGGAGGGAGCAGGTTGGTGTCAACGTTTTTCCCTTACAATTTCAGGTGCCTGCGGTCCGTGGCGAGCCAACGGTCATCAGGGAGGAGCCTGCTGTCCAGGAGGAAGCCCAGGTGCCGCTGCAGGTCTTCGCAGATAAG AGCAGTTTGCTGATGAAGAGGGTCCCTAAGCATCGTCTCAACCCCCAAGATGGATTAGCTTGCTGGAATAACAGACATTTTTAa